A window of the Lactuca sativa cultivar Salinas chromosome 7, Lsat_Salinas_v11, whole genome shotgun sequence genome harbors these coding sequences:
- the LOC111908169 gene encoding protein FAR1-RELATED SEQUENCE 5-like, which translates to MSHPKEIDKSIATDTIIVEINSSPNDEQINSISFTSKELQNMIRIEGESSNSTNESYCSNIIEEFEYKTDVPTEFVLVVNSVFKSLNLAGKMYTDYAEMAGFQTRLSSQSKYNSQIIKEKYVICNRGDKDKPKPCDTLSTSSVKRKPNSNKIITGCTAKIIFEIVYGTTDYKVKKFFEMHNHPLESIEEKPYMKKARRMSYSEKEFVVRASKAKIGPIMAHKIRAVLKGGYKYVGTKVTDYKNLRIGVNRILCYKDAQIMINKMNDRRDHYPNYSFEFPCDGDLLVAMFWVDEREKAFYAEFGEVISFDATLRTNKYKMVFVPFTVVDHHKKSVIVGAGLLSRETIESYEWLFKAFLRAHEGKAPKIILIDQDASIKQAVESVLPNSRHILCMWHIMKNLQAKVTGDLFKNKDFKKRFNKLVWNMHIKPDEFEKKWDLIINEFNLEDKRWFNDMFELRDKWIPAYFTIQKQRNTQQELDHQTKKAKEIYKGSWYCQYEHLATKNGWELYKVEQPNKNSELITEFEVEIKLPTNDVKCTCEHFNRFGTLCRHAFNILMKHGIKEIPEHYIRNRWRKDVISRHYNFGRHVYDIGDSEINRSVNQAYYNFEACLEYKNRTDVEEVGKLMGISIPKDIDINVPNV; encoded by the exons atGTCGCATCCAAAAGAAATTGACAAGTCGATCGCAACTGATACTATTATAGTTGAAATCAATTCATCTCCTAACGACGAACAAATCAATTCAATTTCTTTCACTTCTAAAGAACTTCAAAATATGATTCGTATTGAAG GTGAAAGTTCCAATTCAACAAATGAATCATATTGCAGTAACATAATTGAAGAATTTGAATATAAAACAGATGTCCCTACAGAATTTGTACTAGTTGTAAACAGTGTTTTCAAATCACTAAATTTGGCAGGAAAAATGTATACGGATTATGCAGAAATGGCAGGTTTTCAGACAAGACTGAGTAGCCAATCAAAATACAATAGCCagataataaaagaaaaatatgttatATGCAATAGGGGTGACAAGGATAAACCAAAACCTTGTGATACGTTGTCTACAAGTTCTGTCAAGAGGAAACCAAATTCAAACAAGATAATTACTGGGTGTACAGCAAAAATTATATTTGAAATTGTTTATGGAACAACAGATTACAAAGTTAAGAAATTCTTTGAAATGCACAACCACCCACTGGAAAGTATTGAGGAAAAACCTTATATGAAAAAGGCAAGAAGGATGTCATATTCTGAAAAAGAGTTTGTAGTACGTGCATCAAAAGCTAAAATTGGTCCCATAATGGCTCACAAAATACGAGCAGTTTTGAAAGGAGGATATAAATATGTAGGGACGAAAGTAACAGACTACAAAAACTTGAGGATAggagtaaatagaatcttatgTTACAAGGATGCTCAAATAATGATAAACAAAATGAATGATCGTAGAGATCATTACCCAAATTATTCATTTGAGTTCCCATGTGATGGAGATCTGTTGGTTGCTATGTTTTGGGTAGATGAAAGAGAAAAGGCTTTTTATGCAGAGTTTGGAGAAGTTATATCTTTTGATGCAACTTTGAGAACAAACAA GTATAAAATGGTATTTGTTCCATTCACAGTAGTTGACCACCACAAGAAATCAGTTATTGTTGGTGCTGGGTTGCTGAGTAGAGAGACAATTGAGTCGTATGAATGGCTGTTTAAAGCTTTTCTTAGAGCTCATGAAGGGAAAGCACCAAAAATTATTCTAATTGATCAAGATGCATCAATAAAACAAGCAGTGGAATCTGTCTTACCAAATTCAAGACACATACTATGCATGTGGCACATAATGAAAAACCTGCAAGCAAAg GTTACTGGCGatttatttaaaaacaaagaCTTCAAGAAAAGATTCAACAAGCTTGTTTGGAACATGCATATCAAACCTGATGAATTTGAAAAGAAGTGGGATTTGATTATTAATGAATTCAATCTGGAAGATAAAAGATGGTTCAATGATATGTTTGAATTACGTGACAAATGGATACCTGCATACTTCA caattcaaaaacaaagaaatacACAACAAGAGCTTGATCATCAAACAAAGAAGGCG AAAGAAATCTATAAAGGTTCTTGGTACTGCCAATACGAACATCTTGCAACAAAAAATGGATGGGAGTTATACAAAGTGGAACAACCGAACAAAAACAGTGAGCTAATAACAGAATTTGAG GTAGAAATAAAACTTCCAACAAATGATGTAAAATGTACATGTGAACACTTCAACCGCTTTGGGACTTTGTGCAGACATGCATTCAACATACTCATGAAACATGGAATTAAGGAGATACCTGAACATTACATTAGGAATCGTTGGAGAAAGGATGTGATATCAAGGCATTATAATTTTGGTAGACATGTATATGATATAGGAGACAGTGAAATTAACAGATCTGTCAATCAAGCATACTACAACTTTGAAGCATGTTTGGAATAC AAGAATAGGACAGATGTTGAAGAGGTAGGAAAGCTTATGGGCATATCTATTCCTAAAGATATTGACATCAATGTTCCAAATGTTTAA